AGGTAGAGGCCATAGCGGAGGATCACCCACCTGGGGCGCGGCCGGTCTAGCCAGCGGGAACTACCCTACGCTGCTCCACCCAAACGGGGGTGACATATCGACGCATCAGAGCGGAGGCATCTTCACTCATTTCACCAATCGGAAGGAAACATCTGGGGGGACATCCCCGCTGCATAGTTTATGCGTCCCCCAGCTGAGCGCCAAGGAGGCCTGCTACTACAACATCAGCCTCTTCGACGGTGGGGATGTAAGCGGTGGAGAggtggttagcggcggggagATGACTAGCAATGGAGTGATAACCTGCAATGCTCGCTTTATGAACAGTCGGGGAGAGATTTCCCCTGCGGCGCTGCCCCCGGGGGGGTCGCACCCGCAGAGTGCTCTCACCCTGAGGGAAGCAGACATCTACCAGGAGGAAGAGCCCTGCAACAGCGAAAGGGAAGCCATCACCATGTGCACATACGTAATAGGGAACAACGCGAAGAAGACCACaaacgaggaggagaagtacCTCTTAACCGACTTGAAAGAGAGAAGTTGGAGGGGAATAAGAAGCAGTTCCAACGGAAGAACCACAGCTGCAGAGCTACCCTACCTGTGGCACAAGTCGTATGCTAACGATACATGCTCTCTCAAAGAAatagagcaaaaaaaaaaaaaaaaaaaaaaatataaaacccACTTTCTAAGCATCATTAACAGCATCTACGTTACTCTCCACAAGAATATCATTTGCAGCTTGAACAGTAGGATAGAGGAgtatcgttttttttctttaaaacgtttttttcattttataagtaaaaatgagTCTTGGGGAGGGGAGAAGGGAGAGCTGTTGACCACATGCAAGCATGAAATTGTGGCGTGTCTTCTGGGGCATGAGAGCCCATCGTTCTTCAGTCGACACACCATTGGCGGTAGAGCTcgaagggggaagccaaaatggaaagacgCCCCTCAGGTGAAGAGGAACCACTTAAATAGATTCAGAAGGGGGAACATTTACATTAGTAAAAACTACCTATGTGTCAACCGAGGTGTTGCCTTTTGGCTggacaagaaaaaggaggaaaccTTTCGCCTTCGCTTTGAGCCCTTCCGAAACCTGTTTTCGTCTCCCTTTTACCAGAGGTacttccacctcttcctGTTCTTCGCCCGGGTGGGCACGCTGGTGCGCTACGTGCAGGCCTTCGTGCGCGTCTTCACGGGGGTGCTCGATGGGGGTAGCGGTGATAGCGGTGGTGATAGCGGTAGCGGTGGTAGCAGCCGAGGGGGCCGCCACGAAGAAGATACAATCCCCGTGGGGGACGTATTCAGCACGTTCGTCAACGCGGTGGCGAAGTACCTGCACGTGTATGCAGAACAAATAAGGAGAGCCATCCTCCACGGAAATGCCAACACCCCCCTAGACATATACGGCAATGTTAAGAGGCACACGGAGTGCATCGAGCTTCTGGCCTTCCTCTGCTCCAGCTACACCcacgaaaaggaggaagtcTTTCGCAAAAGGTACTTCGTTTTTTATAACCCCCCCCCAGATGGGACAATCAGTTCGAGTCTGAAGCAAGTGGCCGAATATAACGCCCTCCTCAACGCTGTGTATGGCCTATCGCACAGCccccgtggggggggaacaGACGTCCACGGTGATGGTAAAGTGCATGGTGAGGGTGAGGGTGAGGATCGATTGCTACATGGCAACCGTGTGAAGCGATCGCTGCGTGGCGACCGTGCCGACCTGTTCGTCTTCCCCCGGGGGAGCGAGCTGCTGAGTTACGTCTACAGGTACTACTACCTCTTCCTTAGCAGCCGGAGGAAGCACCTGGCGAAAATGTGCAGATTCCTTTTCCTGCGCGTAGTGAAGCCCCTCCTTCACTTCCTCTACGCCTATGTGTTCCTGGGGGTAAACAGGGACGTCCACTACGAATACATAATTAGCAAGCGGGCGGCACGGACGTTCTTCTTCGCCCTCCACAAGGGGGTTAGGTACTACGAGCGGGGGTGCCTCCGCGCCGACTCGCTCCTTTCGCtccccgtttttttaaagtacGCCATAGGGGTGGTTCACAGAGCAGGTATGGCAGCCACCACGCGGTTGGCAGGCATCGCTCCGTTGGCGGGTGCATCTCGCCACCTCCACGGAGTGCCGCCACAATTCGATGGGGCGTTGCTACAATTGGATGGGGCACCGCTACACCGTTGCACGTTTACACCGCCGCTCTACCACCCCCCTCTCTCCAGGCGAACTCTCCCGAATTTTAAGATCACTCAGCGAAGAAGACttccagctagccattcCCAAAGTCTCAAGTGGAAAAAGCCGggtagccaaaaaaaaaaaaaaaaaaaaaaaaattacccaaaTGGACAAAGAAGTGTGTGAAAGTGGAAACCAAGTGGGAAGCGAGAAAGAAGCAGACCTCCCACACCTGCTGTGCTCCTCTTCAACCGCCACGatagaacatttttttcatttgcaaaCAAACCCAAGTTataagaagaggaggaggccAAGTGAACGGTTCGAAAATGTCTTCATCGAGCTTTGGAATGATGAGGAGAGAGCCAATCTTGTTTTCTCTAGAACGAGGAGGAACATAAGGAAGCGGCTGCAGCGGTACGTGCGCTCCTTTCGAAGTGCCCTCAGTCGGTCCGCTGCTCCCACGAGGAGTGGAAGTACCAATCGTGATGACATCACCTTGAGGAGGGGCGACGTACACGTGGAAGGAGCGAGCAGGGGGGGTGCCCTCCACACGTGCAGACTGACCAAGTCCGTCAAATTGAGGGTCATCGCcaagcggggggggaaaagcggTAGCAAACAGCGCGGCAGTAGGCAACGTGGTAGTAGGCAAAGCGGTAGTAGGCAGCGCGGTAGCATACAGCTCAGTAGCATGCAGCTCAGTGGCATACAGCTCAGTGGCATACAGCTCAGTGGCATACAGCTCAGTGGCATACAGCTTAGTAGCAGACACCGCTATAGGAGAGACGCAACTGCGAAGGGAAGGGCAGACGACTCGTCAGACCGGATCAGCGACGAGAGTTCGTTCCCTCCCTCCGATGATACCACGGCGTCGTCACACGGCGGAGGAGGGGCGTGGAGGGAGGTGCCTTCAAAGTGGCACCACGTTCGCTGCGCCGTTGGGAATGGACGATCAGGTGGAGGCGGCGGGGAGATAGGCATCTCGTGCAGTCAGAGCGGCCCCTTCACCCCGCTCAGCCTGGCCGCAAATACCCTTCTGGACGAGGGTGCCCCCCCCGAGGAGCGAAGAGCCCTGGCGACGTTCCGCATAGACTACGAGGACGACGGGGGGAAGCCCTCCAGTTCGGTGCCCCTGGGGAGGCGACCCAACTGCAGGCATGCCCCAGCGGGGGATGCCGCAGATTTCACGCAATTGGTACATCACAGAGAGAACGAACGTGGAAGCTACCCCGGAGGTGGGGACCACCCATGTGACTTGCTTCAAAACCATGGCATGGAGAGTGGCCTCGCCCCCCCTAAGGGAGCTtctcaaaaaatggaaattaaaaGCATCAGCTATTTCCTCTACCGAAATGTGTACGTTCCAATTGAGGAGCACTACGACAATGTAAATCGGATCCTGGTGGGGTCCTTTTTATTAAGTCACAACTTGCTTGCGTTCGTTTGCCTACTGAAGAGCACCATGTTCTTGGAAACAGAGGAGAAGCACCGGGTGTTTTCATCCCTCTTGAGGAgcaagaagggggggagaggtgcCTCCTCCTTAAGTAGCCACCCTTTGGAGGATTCCCCCTATGAAAGGCATGCCAGCATAAACGCCTACACCTCAGAGATAGCGCAGTTAAGGACTAGGCAGAGCAAACTGCTGCACCATCGAGTGGACAGCCACTGTCACACCGACTCAAATATAGCCACCCAGTTCGCTCACATCCAAGTGCACATAGAGGTTCCTCATTCGttaggaattttttttgatgagcAGGTTGTAAGTTGCTACGTTAGTGTGTATAAGCTAACAGCGCTGCTTTATTTTACTCGCCAAAGCTTGAATGGTATTTTTGAGAAGTTCCGGCGGCTGTCTAAGCCGCTGGTTTATCGGTACAGCGAGGGCAGTgtagggggggaggaagaggagaggaggaagaagaagaagggggggaccACCACGCACTTCCGCGCGAGCGACTTTAAGTACATGCACGTGATTAACAGCATCGCGCGGGGGAACGCCTCCagcgagggggagaagccaagTGGGGAGGAGCCACCCCCCCGGAACTGCCACCTCTCGAGGAACACCTGCAACGCGCGCCTGACGGGGGAACGCTTCTTCAGCATCGGACTGGACGAGCAGTTCATCCGCCACCCAAGcatttgcaaatttgtgaGTCATGCCAAAATCCTGAGTGACGTACTTAAGGACCTAAACCAAATAAGAACCGAAATGGACTTCCTTCTGGGCAACATTCACGATTACATAATCCACACGAACATCCTTCGAAgttactttttcttttttaataatgtgTTGAAGATCGGGAGGTTTTCCGCTTTGATAGAGTTCCACAGAAGCTTGGCTGAGCACCTGCACCATTTCGCCTTTCTCTCTCCTCAGTTTCTCTCTCTCAACAGAGTCATTACTAATCTGGTGAACCTTGTGCATGTGTTCAGGCGCATCATGGACTGCTTCTCATGGGTAGATGCAGATGTAGATGCTCAAGAACCCGTAAACTTTTCGCAGAGCTTCCAAGAGCACACCAAGCAGCTAGAACGCACCATCATTCTGTTGACGTCTGCCCATGTGCAGGAGTTTATCGGGGCCTTCTACGCCAGCAGGAACGAGCTGGTTGTGCACGTGCGGGCGTTTCGGGGCGGCCCCCTGGGCAGCATCTACGACCGGTTTTTCTTCAACGGGTTCTACGCGCGCGTGCTCGGGGAGGACGCGGTTTGAAGCGGTTACGCGGTTGGGAGCGGTTAGCGGTGATTAGTAGCGACTGCTGCCGATTCGCGGCTCACTCCCGCTATTCGCCGCTCACTCCCGCTTGTGGTAGAGCACGGGCACCGCCCGGAGCGTCGGGTTGTCGTCCACGTCATATTTGGCCAGGAACTGGGGGCGCAGCGGCGGCCTCCTAAACTGCGTCCGCTtgctgggggggaagctcaCTACGTGTTTCATCCGAAGATAAACGAGGCTCCTGTTCTCCTCAAACGATTTTACATGCTCAGTCCTGTACCTATACAGGTCCTCCTCCCTCAGCTCATCTAACTCTTCTGGAAGTACATTCACGATGAGGACGTTCTGCAAACAGTGGAATGTGTATTTTACTCTCCCATTCGTCAGGGCTACCAAACTTGTGTTTTTCGTAACCTTAACATGTTCCCCCGGGTagtatttaaaatttcttcttcttgttttcttttcaaaattgaaggcaattatttttctttgcttcaCGAGGAGTTGCCCTGTCTTTACATATTCTGCACTTAGCCGTTTGATTCCtatttttgccttttgcCCTTGTCCATTTGGAGAGCTCCTGCTCTTCCTCCTATAGGAACTCGtcttcaccattttaaaTCGTTTGAACATGCACAGCGGTTTGCTAATGTCTGTGTGGTGTTCCCCTCCCCTGTGGGGGTCACAGCGAATGATGTTGGGGACCACCCCGAGGGGGGCAAACAGGTAGGGGTGCGCATACCTACATTTGGTGCTGCTCGTGCATAGTggttttttttgcaaagcgggGAGCATTCCCCTTGGTTGGCCTTCTCTTGGGGGGGGACCCACTAAACCCACTCGGGagattttccccccctgggaggTTGTCATCCCCCTGGGGaatcccccatttggggcgCGGGAAGTGAAGAACCCATTCTtccagcagggggggggtaaaaaatgggCCCTGCGTAGGGGAATCATCTTATGGGTATGCCTTTTCTGGGGGGTGGGCCTCCTGGGGTTCTTTCGCTTCGCTTTACCCTCACGCAGCATCCCCATGCGGAGCGAAGCCGAGTTGGAAAAGGAACACACTGGAAGGGGCGGGATAACCCAGCGCAAAACCGGGCGAAGAACCCGCCGCAAACCAGCGAGCTGTCAAGCTGTAGCGATACTTCCCTCCAGCAAATGGGTCAAATGAATGGatccttcccccctccccttctttGCAGAGAAGCCTCTCCATGTAGGGGGCAAAGCGTACGTTtgccacggggggggagttGCAGCGTTTTGCAGCGTTTTGCA
Above is a window of Plasmodium vivax chromosome 8, whole genome shotgun sequence DNA encoding:
- a CDS encoding hypothetical protein, conserved (encoded by transcript PVX_095425A); the encoded protein is MKVMRPSSLHHGGPQRDSSNLSLVTLIDEWSCIEAKSYPVKDANVLRRIRFEIKKFIYANVLHKTRENFLLFQTFYSYRYDYGVAYVGNQHAFERCAGGGDWYGVLRRHYKKGGGVEEAAEGEAEEDAEEPSGEASGEASHVTSLFCNGRTANDGLANRSSYAHSSDLSMTGDAFHLGGTHGRDKLSPQLYTCMISCCLVLLERRCYLEFICLYLYVKAYFSLDSLPVGKGAILKLTSHESFLNVLLLLSDLTSPRSSNGGGSHFKRGRQPTGDPSFHLTQGEKKDMYSLKKFEEDLLIRNVSKFSYNVLFLLNVKINFHQLNYNLDADVYDPLCRFVTSFGDAFTSRFVARLNELDGLTLKCGRHIWGGSYSEGADGVGSVIPIGRGHSGGSPTWGAAGLASGNYPTLLHPNGGDISTHQSGGIFTHFTNRKETSGGTSPLHSLCVPQLSAKEACYYNISLFDGGDVSGGEVVSGGEMTSNGVITCNARFMNSRGEISPAALPPGGSHPQSALTLREADIYQEEEPCNSEREAITMCTYVIGNNAKKTTNEEEKYLLTDLKERSWRGIRSSSNGRTTAAELPYLWHKSYANDTCSLKEIEQKKKKKKKYKTHFLSIINSIYVTLHKNIICSLNSRIEEYRFFSLKRFFHFISKNESWGGEKGELLTTCKHEIVACLLGHESPSFFSRHTIGGRARRGKPKWKDAPQVKRNHLNRFRRGNIYISKNYLCVNRGVAFWLDKKKEETFRLRFEPFRNLFSSPFYQRYFHLFLFFARVGTLVRYVQAFVRVFTGVLDGGSGDSGGDSGSGGSSRGGRHEEDTIPVGDVFSTFVNAVAKYLHVYAEQIRRAILHGNANTPLDIYGNVKRHTECIELLAFLCSSYTHEKEEVFRKRYFVFYNPPPDGTISSSLKQVAEYNALLNAVYGLSHSPRGGGTDVHGDGKVHGEGEGEDRLLHGNRVKRSLRGDRADLFVFPRGSELLSYVYRYYYLFLSSRRKHLAKMCRFLFLRVVKPLLHFLYAYVFLGVNRDVHYEYIISKRAARTFFFALHKGVRYYERGCLRADSLLSLPVFLKYAIGVVHRAGELSRILRSLSEEDFQLAIPKVSSGKSRVAKKKKKKKKITQMDKEVCESGNQVGSEKEADLPHLLCSSSTATIEHFFHLQTNPSYKKRRRPSERFENVFIELWNDEERANLVFSRTRRNIRKRLQRYVRSFRSALSRSAAPTRSGSTNRDDITLRRGDVHVEGASRGGALHTCRLTKSVKLRVIAKRGGKSGSKQRGSRQRGSRQSGSRQRGSIQLSSMQLSGIQLSGIQLSGIQLSGIQLSSRHRYRRDATAKGRADDSSDRISDESSFPPSDDTTASSHGGGGAWREVPSKWHHVRCAVGNGRSGGGGGEIGISCSQSGPFTPLSLAANTLLDEGAPPEERRALATFRIDYEDDGGKPSSSVPLGRRPNCRHAPAGDAADFTQLVHHRENERGSYPGGGDHPCDLLQNHGMESGLAPPKGASQKMEIKSISYFLYRNVYVPIEEHYDNVNRILVGSFLLSHNLLAFVCLLKSTMFLETEEKHRVFSSLLRSKKGGRGASSLSSHPLEDSPYERHASINAYTSEIAQLRTRQSKLLHHRVDSHCHTDSNIATQFAHIQVHIEVPHSLGIFFDEQVVSCYVSVYKLTALLYFTRQSLNGIFEKFRRLSKPLVYRYSEGSVGGEEEERRKKKKGGTTTHFRASDFKYMHVINSIARGNASSEGEKPSGEEPPPRNCHLSRNTCNARLTGERFFSIGLDEQFIRHPSICKFVSHAKILSDVLKDLNQIRTEMDFLLGNIHDYIIHTNILRSYFFFFNNVLKIGRFSALIEFHRSLAEHLHHFAFLSPQFLSLNRVITNLVNLVHVFRRIMDCFSWVDADVDAQEPVNFSQSFQEHTKQLERTIILLTSAHVQEFIGAFYASRNELVVHVRAFRGGPLGSIYDRFFFNGFYARVLGEDAV
- a CDS encoding hypothetical protein, conserved (encoded by transcript PVX_095430A), with the translated sequence MVKTSSYRRKSRSSPNGQGQKAKIGIKRLSAEYVKTGQLLVKQRKIIAFNFEKKTRRRNFKYYPGEHVKVTKNTSLVALTNGRVKYTFHCLQNVLIVNVLPEELDELREEDLYRYRTEHVKSFEENRSLVYLRMKHVVSFPPSKRTQFRRPPLRPQFLAKYDVDDNPTLRAVPVLYHKRE